In Terriglobales bacterium, one genomic interval encodes:
- the purH gene encoding bifunctional phosphoribosylaminoimidazolecarboxamide formyltransferase/IMP cyclohydrolase yields MAKIRRAIISVTDKHGIQEFARRLARMGVELVSTGGTAKLLREGGIAVRDISELTGFPEMLDGRVKTLHPKVHGGILHLRDKEEHRSAVAAHGIQPIDMVVVNLYAFEKTAAKPGVGVEELIENIDIGGPSMIRSAAKNFRDVAAVTSPADYAAIAEEMEKSGGELSLATKWRLAQKAFATTSAYDAAITSTLERMRWEDGGFQKDEAGFPPDLRLAYSKVMDLRYGENPHQKAAMYSDGSGAGIANGRQLQGKELSYNNIVDLQAAWDLADEFQEPFCAIIKHTNPCGSAVGKDLIEAFQRAFECDPVSAFGGVIALNRAVDGATAEAIAGLRHNGVALFIECIVAPSFEEAARARFAKRKDLRVVEVAAATMKWVIKAVSGGALLQEADLHRLDPANLKVVTQRRPTESEMRDLLFAWKVCKHMKSNAILYAKDGRGIGVGAGQMSRVDSARIGAMKAALPLQGSVVGSDAFFPFPDGVEVVAQAGATAIIQPGGSVRDQEVIDAANRLGLAMVFTGVRHFRH; encoded by the coding sequence GTGGCGAAGATCCGGCGGGCCATCATCAGTGTCACCGACAAGCACGGGATCCAGGAGTTCGCGCGGCGGCTGGCGCGCATGGGAGTGGAGCTGGTCTCGACCGGGGGCACAGCCAAGTTGCTGCGCGAGGGCGGCATCGCGGTCCGGGACATCTCCGAACTGACCGGCTTTCCCGAGATGCTGGATGGGCGGGTGAAGACGCTGCACCCCAAGGTGCACGGCGGCATCCTGCACCTGCGCGACAAGGAGGAGCACCGCAGCGCGGTGGCGGCGCACGGCATCCAGCCCATCGACATGGTGGTGGTCAACCTCTACGCTTTCGAGAAGACCGCGGCCAAGCCGGGCGTCGGGGTCGAGGAGCTGATCGAGAACATCGACATCGGCGGGCCCTCGATGATCCGCTCCGCGGCCAAGAACTTCCGCGACGTGGCGGCGGTGACTTCGCCAGCGGACTACGCGGCGATCGCGGAGGAGATGGAGAAGTCGGGCGGCGAGTTGTCGCTCGCCACCAAGTGGCGGCTGGCGCAGAAGGCCTTCGCCACCACCTCGGCCTACGACGCGGCCATCACCTCAACGCTGGAGCGGATGCGCTGGGAGGACGGCGGGTTCCAGAAGGACGAGGCCGGGTTCCCCCCGGACCTGCGCCTGGCCTACAGCAAGGTGATGGACCTGCGCTACGGCGAGAACCCGCACCAGAAGGCGGCGATGTATTCCGACGGCTCGGGCGCGGGCATCGCCAACGGCCGCCAGCTCCAGGGCAAAGAGCTTTCCTACAACAACATCGTGGACCTGCAGGCGGCGTGGGACCTGGCCGACGAATTCCAGGAGCCATTCTGCGCCATCATCAAGCACACCAATCCCTGCGGCAGCGCCGTCGGCAAGGACCTGATCGAGGCCTTCCAGCGGGCCTTCGAGTGCGACCCGGTCTCGGCATTCGGAGGCGTGATCGCGCTCAACCGTGCGGTGGACGGCGCGACCGCCGAAGCGATCGCCGGGCTGCGCCACAACGGGGTGGCGCTGTTCATCGAGTGTATCGTGGCGCCATCGTTCGAGGAGGCGGCGCGGGCGCGCTTCGCCAAGCGCAAGGACCTGCGGGTGGTCGAGGTCGCCGCGGCCACCATGAAGTGGGTCATCAAGGCGGTGTCCGGTGGAGCGCTGCTGCAGGAGGCCGACCTGCACCGGCTCGATCCCGCGAATCTGAAGGTGGTGACCCAGCGTCGGCCCACCGAGAGCGAGATGCGCGACCTGTTGTTCGCCTGGAAGGTCTGCAAGCACATGAAGTCGAATGCCATCCTGTACGCCAAGGACGGGCGCGGGATCGGGGTGGGCGCGGGACAGATGAGCCGCGTGGACTCCGCCAGGATTGGCGCCATGAAGGCGGCGCTGCCGCTTCAGGGCAGCGTGGTGGGCTCCGACGCCTTCTTTCCCTTTCCCGACGGCGTCGAGGTAGTGGCCCAGGCGGGGGCCACCGCCATCATCCAGCCCGGCGGGTCGGTCCGCGACCAGGAAGTGATCGATGCCGCCAACCGGCTGGGGCTGGCCATGGTGTTTACCGGGGTCAGGCACTTCCGCCACTGA
- a CDS encoding tetratricopeptide repeat protein → MRTRTVALLLALTANVWAQQNSAPNQDLQRGHPPDTMAPASAQPKAPSPKTEPTAPARKPDKAAAYYHYALAHTYQELVAVYGRAEYANKAIEEFRQAIENDPDSQFLRVGLAELYVGVGRIRDAVEEVQEIIQRDPNNLDARKLLGRIYLRSLGDMSSGTQSQSMLKLAIEQFEQIVRIQPGNIEDRLLLGRLYRLNNDHVKAEEEFKTAVRLKPDSEEAVTTLAYLYNEEGNPQRAADVLASVPEASRTAKLYTALGFTYEQQKHYKKAVEAYRKAVQQDRDNLDAMRGLAQNLLNDGQSDAALEQYKQIADADPQDAQALLRMAEILRRKGKYDKALENLNKAETLVQDSLEVPYNRALVYEAQGKFEDAAKIVEGLLRKDEKADGSYSPGEANNRAVFLDRLGVMYKEQGKTQTAVETFRKILLLGQDNAVRAYQQIIDTYRDAKMWPQATEVAREAVEKFPEDRGLKLVLASQEADMGNADRAVSQVKSLLKGAPEDREVYIALAQIQSRLKRYQDAEQSIAQAEKLSAKNEEKDYAIFVAGSIYERQKKYEQAEEAFKKVLADDPNNAVTLNYLGYMLVDRGVRIEEGLNLVRKAVEIDPQNGAYLDSLGWGYFKLGNYELAEENLRKAVERISNDATIHDHLGDLYQKTGRLKLAAAHWERALDEWNKTVTAEVDAGDVAKVQKKLEAARVKLAQQVHK, encoded by the coding sequence ATGAGAACCAGAACCGTGGCATTGCTGCTGGCTCTGACGGCGAACGTCTGGGCGCAGCAGAACTCCGCACCCAACCAGGACCTGCAGCGCGGGCATCCGCCGGACACGATGGCGCCCGCTTCCGCGCAGCCGAAAGCGCCCTCGCCGAAGACTGAGCCGACGGCGCCGGCCAGGAAGCCGGACAAGGCAGCCGCCTATTATCACTACGCTCTTGCTCATACTTACCAGGAGCTGGTGGCGGTGTACGGGCGGGCGGAGTACGCCAACAAGGCCATCGAAGAATTCCGCCAGGCGATCGAGAACGACCCCGACTCCCAGTTCCTGCGAGTGGGGCTGGCGGAGCTGTATGTGGGCGTGGGCCGGATCCGGGACGCGGTCGAGGAGGTCCAGGAGATCATCCAGCGCGATCCCAACAATCTGGACGCACGCAAATTGCTGGGCCGCATCTACCTGCGTTCGCTGGGCGATATGAGCTCCGGGACCCAGTCCCAGTCCATGCTCAAGCTGGCCATTGAGCAGTTCGAGCAGATCGTGCGCATCCAGCCCGGCAACATCGAAGACCGATTGCTGCTGGGGCGTCTGTACCGGCTGAACAACGATCACGTCAAGGCAGAAGAGGAGTTCAAGACCGCGGTCCGGCTGAAGCCCGATTCGGAAGAAGCGGTGACCACGCTGGCCTACCTCTACAACGAGGAAGGCAATCCGCAGCGGGCGGCCGACGTGCTGGCTTCGGTGCCGGAAGCCTCGCGCACCGCCAAGCTGTACACGGCGCTGGGTTTCACCTACGAGCAGCAGAAGCACTACAAGAAGGCGGTGGAGGCCTATCGCAAGGCGGTCCAGCAGGACCGGGACAACCTGGATGCGATGCGGGGGTTGGCGCAGAACCTGCTGAACGACGGCCAGAGCGATGCCGCCCTGGAGCAGTACAAGCAGATCGCCGACGCCGATCCGCAGGATGCCCAGGCCCTTCTGCGCATGGCCGAAATCCTCCGCCGCAAGGGCAAGTACGACAAGGCCCTGGAGAACCTGAACAAGGCTGAGACCCTGGTCCAGGACTCCCTGGAGGTCCCCTATAACCGGGCGCTGGTGTACGAGGCGCAGGGAAAGTTCGAGGACGCGGCCAAGATCGTCGAGGGCCTGCTGCGGAAGGACGAAAAGGCCGACGGGAGCTATTCACCCGGCGAAGCCAACAACCGCGCCGTCTTCCTCGACCGGCTGGGCGTGATGTACAAGGAGCAGGGCAAGACCCAGACCGCGGTCGAGACCTTCCGCAAGATCCTTCTTCTGGGGCAGGACAACGCCGTCCGCGCCTACCAGCAGATCATCGACACCTATCGCGACGCCAAGATGTGGCCGCAGGCCACCGAAGTGGCGCGCGAGGCGGTCGAGAAGTTCCCTGAGGACCGCGGGCTGAAACTGGTGCTGGCCAGCCAGGAAGCCGATATGGGCAATGCTGACCGGGCGGTGAGCCAGGTCAAGAGCCTGCTGAAGGGCGCGCCCGAGGACCGCGAGGTGTATATCGCCCTCGCCCAGATCCAGAGCCGCCTGAAGCGCTACCAGGACGCGGAGCAATCGATCGCCCAGGCGGAGAAGCTCTCCGCCAAGAACGAGGAGAAGGACTACGCCATCTTCGTCGCCGGATCCATCTACGAGCGGCAGAAGAAGTACGAGCAGGCGGAGGAGGCGTTCAAGAAGGTCCTGGCCGACGATCCCAACAATGCGGTAACGCTGAACTACCTCGGCTACATGCTGGTGGACCGCGGCGTCCGCATCGAAGAAGGGCTGAACCTGGTCAGGAAGGCGGTGGAGATCGACCCGCAGAACGGGGCCTACCTCGACTCGCTGGGCTGGGGCTACTTCAAGCTGGGCAATTACGAGCTCGCGGAAGAGAACCTGCGCAAGGCGGTGGAACGCATCTCCAACGATGCCACTATCCACGACCATCTCGGCGACCTGTACCAGAAGACAGGACGGCTGAAGCTGGCCGCGGCCCACTGGGAG